The genome window AAGGAAGGAAGCAAGTGATAATCATGTGGCAAAAGTAAATGATTTTACACTGTTTGAAATCTAGAAGAACTTTCATCCTTTTGTGATCCCCTGGGGATTGTGGGGGTGGGGAAGGTGGAGGGGTGGTTCTATTGGAGGCTGATACGAGCTGTTTCCAAATGCTATATGAAACAAAGCTTCGATTAAGTGGCACAGGCACTTCTAATAATGCTCCGTTGGGACTCATTGCTGTTTCATTTCTTATTACTATATGTTCGACTATCTAGGACCAACTTTTCTTGATAAGTATTAATATGTTCATTAATTCAGCAGtttgggtgggggtgggggtgggggtggggaggGGACTTATGTATTACATACCAATGTTTTAGTCTCTATTCAAAGTGCAGAGATCCAACAAAATCTGTCAAAATCTATATTCTGTAATGACGTAAAATAATGCTAAAATGCTAAAAGCTGTAAACACAAGTATGTAAAACAATTAAGAGGGTTTTCTCTGCCCCCAAAGCTTTACCGATTTCTCTCTTTCGAGATCACCCAAGTAATACACAGTGAAGACTGTTCTGGACTTGTGTCCTTTTCTGGATTTTTTCCCTCTTCCAACATCATAATAATTGTCTCATGGACTTGCACATCGTCTCTTTTACTCCACGAAGACTTAGCATACCGAAAATCTCAGACACGTAGCACCTATTAAAATTTATAAGTCCCCTTTCTAAAATTATCCTGTGTTAAGCACTAAAACCCCTCCAAAACATGCTATCTTTGTGGGGACTCTAGTTTCCAACAGTTCCCAAGGCCAATGGTGTGCAAAGAAATTTAAAATTCTTTAGTGCAGTATAGTAGAACAGCTTTCCAGAGAAAAATCAGTTGATAGTTCCATATTTTAGAAACTATATAGATGTCGGTAGTATTGTTTGGACAAGGACTTAGATTAGTATCTTTGATGTAAAGGTAGGAGAAATACaaacaaaacacaaaaaaaagGATGGGAAAGTAAAATGTCTCACAAGAAAGTCATCTGCTTGCAGATCGAATGAGAGTAATCCTCAACCGCAAACTGGTAGCATACCGAGGTCACAAAGCATGATATTTTTTAGATTTCTTCATATTTTTTGAGACCTTTAATGCCATCCAGAAAGTAGTTTATGATATTATTATCACCTTTGCTAATAATGAACCTTCTCGAGTTATAGTCATCGTTTTTTTGTAACTGAACCTTCTCCTAAAAAATTGCAATAGACCTGCTCCACCTCTGCCGCATCTGCATCTCTCTGAAGAAATGGTAAATGAAGCAGCTTGTTTCATCCGCAATCACATCAACATGTTGCTGTCTGCATCTGAGAATATTGCCCTTGGTAAAGACACAAATATGTTTGTTAAGGTCTCTGTTGGACTGGCGCTGGTATCTGTGCTTGGGGGCTTGACCGATTTCCTCACATTGGGCTACACTAGTAAGTTAATCGGATTAATCTTAATTCGGGAAGCAAAGAGTTCTTGACGACAGTAAATTGACTTTGGGAATTCCTTTCTTTGCAGGCCTTGTGATTGTTCTTACAGTCCCTGCACTCTATGAGAAGTATGAAGACCAAGTTGATGCATGTGTGTTAATGGCATACAGGAAATTGCGGAACTTCTATTATAAATTTGATGCAGTGTGTGTTAGCAAGGTTCAAAGATTGATTTTGGAAAAGGAGAAATTAAGCTAAACCATTTTCTCTGAATTTGTTAAGTTGTTTTCaacttttttgttcttttttatttttaaaatttttagtagGGATGGGGGGAAGGTTGTTTGGGGTCTGTTTTTATAGCCTTTGCCATATATCTTGGTTTCTTTCCCATTCTCTTTCTTTCTCATCGGAAGTGAAGTGTGGAGAGCAAGTGCTCTGAGGGGCACCAAAATATGAGAGattgtaatttgcacatatactGTGTACGTTTCCTCAAAAATGGATACAGAAGATTGATATATAGCTGATTTGAACTAATTCGGATTGAAgtatagttgattgattgattatgTACATCCATTTCATGCGAAGCAAATCATTTTAAGGTCTAACCAAGTTGTAAGCTTGCAACATCATTTGCCCATTGAATGTTCAAGCATCCTGGAAGAACATTTGTATATAAATAacccattttcttctttttttaatctCATGCAACAAAACAATGAATGTGTAATTGCTGCTTGCTTAAATTACTATTGTTGTATTTACATGGTAATTCAGTAACAGAAAGGAAATTATGCATATGCCGGATGTTTAAGAAAACATGATGCTAGCCTCAATTTAGGAGCAGCAGAATCTTGAATAACTTACTAAAGCAGAATGCGATTCATGTTGGGCAAAACTCAGGGAACTCAGCCTTTTGGCTTTAGTAAAATGATGTTGACAGTTCGGACAATAACATACAGTGTAGGCAAACAAAATGAGCACTGTTCTTACAAACAGAAAGATAAAGGAACAATAAGAACATCACTAGTCCTGGCTGCTTCCATAACTATCACGCTTCTCGTGTTGCCAACCAAAGCCCTGTCCATCATGACTAGCATCAGAGTAGTGCCTGCCTCCTCTTTGAAGTTGTGACATGGGATGAGGTAAAGGCGGGGGTGGCGGAAGGGCCATAGGTTGTGGCATCAATATACCCTTGCTATCTCTGCTGTCCATTGAATTTCCACT of Nicotiana tomentosiformis chromosome 7, ASM39032v3, whole genome shotgun sequence contains these proteins:
- the LOC104086508 gene encoding reticulon-like protein B12, whose protein sequence is MGSNDRLFNRQRSLHQILGGGFVADVVLWRRKDVTVGILVITLFAWVVFEISGYTLLSLVSSVFLLLFTILFLWAKSAAILNRPAPPLPHLHLSEEMVNEAACFIRNHINMLLSASENIALGKDTNMFVKVSVGLALVSVLGGLTDFLTLGYTSLVIVLTVPALYEKYEDQVDACVLMAYRKLRNFYYKFDAVCVSKVQRLILEKEKLS